A single Victivallis lenta DNA region contains:
- a CDS encoding DUF3089 domain-containing protein, translated as MKHWMKYFLFAWFGAALLLVGGCCGGPSDPEAACIREAETNPVDYSDRANWVLLPDRTPEKLEPVDIFYIYPTVYVSRTHPVMHWDSPKMAAKTRNIALQQTGPFSTLGNVYAPFVRQGELHRALADLAERPGRNESMRFGFRDTEEAFRYYLEHWNGGRPFILVGHSQGAYDLLELLKREFREPALQKKLIAAYLIGCPVTDADLAEAPYLKTAEGPLDFGVIVSWNTEAPEAAPSLFTGRPGTRCINPLNWRTDAVEAPASANIGAVFFDGENRVTGEIPGFCSAKVEPVTGALVAVPQFPGQYDSPILGAGIYHMNDIYFFYRNIEVNARDRAANYFNSNERAE; from the coding sequence ATGAAACATTGGATGAAATATTTTCTTTTCGCCTGGTTCGGTGCTGCACTGCTGCTGGTCGGCGGCTGCTGCGGCGGCCCTTCCGACCCGGAGGCGGCCTGCATCCGCGAGGCGGAGACGAATCCGGTCGATTATTCCGACCGGGCCAACTGGGTTTTGCTGCCGGACCGGACGCCGGAAAAGCTCGAGCCGGTCGATATTTTTTACATTTATCCGACCGTTTACGTCAGCAGGACGCACCCGGTCATGCACTGGGATTCGCCGAAGATGGCCGCGAAGACGCGGAATATCGCGCTGCAGCAGACCGGGCCGTTCTCGACGCTCGGGAATGTCTATGCGCCGTTCGTCCGGCAGGGCGAGCTGCACCGGGCTCTGGCGGATCTGGCTGAGCGGCCCGGCCGCAACGAATCGATGCGGTTCGGATTCCGCGATACGGAGGAAGCGTTCCGCTATTATCTCGAACACTGGAACGGCGGGCGCCCGTTTATTCTGGTCGGGCACAGCCAGGGGGCCTATGACCTGCTGGAGCTCCTGAAGCGGGAATTCAGGGAGCCCGCGCTTCAGAAAAAGCTTATCGCCGCTTACCTGATCGGCTGCCCGGTGACGGATGCCGATCTCGCGGAGGCGCCGTACCTGAAGACGGCCGAAGGGCCGCTCGATTTCGGCGTTATCGTCAGCTGGAACACCGAAGCGCCCGAGGCGGCTCCGTCGCTTTTCACCGGCCGCCCCGGAACGCGCTGCATCAATCCGCTCAACTGGCGGACCGATGCGGTCGAAGCGCCTGCTTCCGCGAATATCGGGGCCGTCTTTTTCGACGGAGAGAACCGGGTAACGGGTGAGATCCCCGGTTTCTGCAGTGCGAAGGTCGAGCCGGTCACCGGGGCGCTCGTGGCCGTCCCGCAGTTTCCGGGGCAGTACGACAGCCCGATTCTCGGGGCGGGCATCTATCATATGAACGACATCTATTTCTTTTACCGGAATATCGAAGTGAATGCCCGTGACCGGGCGGCAAATTATTTCAACTCCAACGAACGGGCGGAATGA
- a CDS encoding metallophosphoesterase encodes MPKKGTRRKWFLRGLLCGVVLLLALFFGGIAYMRYEAERLIVNRLEVRSDEWTLPPLKVAVAADFHVARDPDDMARLRRIVERTNAEKPDLILLPGDFAAGLRPGQSAEPQEIADELAKLQAPLGVYAVLGNHDHWQGKENFIRAFEKAGIPLLENRSLELEFRGGRFLLAGVVDGWTQEKADWDVLLPTDRLPRIVLTHAPDIFDDMPEPTALAVAGHTHGGQIAIPFYGPPMLPSRYHRRYASGLVREGRNTIFVTVGTGTSILPLRFLCPPEIAVLTLSGTPPAVPEPEVGVPPGV; translated from the coding sequence ATGCCGAAAAAAGGGACAAGGCGCAAATGGTTCCTCCGCGGGCTTCTTTGCGGAGTCGTGCTTCTGCTCGCCCTGTTTTTCGGCGGCATCGCCTACATGCGCTATGAGGCCGAACGCCTGATCGTGAACCGGCTTGAGGTGCGTTCGGACGAGTGGACGCTTCCGCCGCTCAAAGTCGCCGTGGCGGCGGATTTCCATGTCGCGCGCGATCCGGACGACATGGCGCGCCTGCGCCGGATCGTCGAGCGGACCAACGCCGAAAAGCCGGACCTCATTCTGCTGCCCGGCGATTTCGCGGCCGGGCTCCGGCCCGGTCAGTCCGCCGAGCCGCAGGAGATTGCGGACGAGCTTGCGAAGCTCCAGGCTCCGCTCGGTGTGTATGCCGTGCTCGGCAACCACGATCACTGGCAGGGGAAGGAGAACTTCATCCGCGCTTTTGAAAAGGCCGGGATTCCGCTGCTGGAGAACCGGTCGCTCGAACTCGAATTCCGGGGCGGGCGTTTTCTGCTGGCCGGCGTTGTCGATGGCTGGACGCAGGAAAAGGCGGACTGGGATGTGCTGCTGCCGACGGACCGGCTGCCGCGCATCGTCCTGACCCATGCGCCGGATATTTTCGACGACATGCCGGAGCCGACTGCGCTCGCCGTGGCCGGCCATACCCACGGCGGCCAGATCGCGATTCCGTTTTACGGTCCGCCGATGCTGCCGTCGCGCTATCACCGGCGTTACGCGTCAGGGCTGGTGCGGGAGGGGCGGAATACGATTTTCGTCACCGTCGGGACCGGTACGAGCATCCTGCCGCTCCGCTTTCTCTGCCCGCCGGAAATCGCCGTCCTGACCTTGTCGGGGACGCCTCCGGCCGTGCCGGAACCGGAGGTCGGCGTGCCGCCGGGCGTTTGA
- a CDS encoding thermonuclease family protein — protein sequence MDIGLELIKMGLAWHDPRYAPKAKEYAEAEAEARKEKRGLWSDDKPVAPWDWRKQQNDDADEDD from the coding sequence ATGGATATCGGCCTTGAGCTGATTAAAATGGGGCTGGCGTGGCACGATCCGCGTTATGCGCCGAAGGCGAAAGAGTACGCCGAGGCGGAAGCGGAAGCCCGGAAGGAGAAACGGGGGCTTTGGAGCGACGACAAACCCGTTGCCCCGTGGGACTGGCGCAAGCAGCAGAACGACGACGCCGACGAAGATGATTGA
- the crcB gene encoding fluoride efflux transporter CrcB, producing the protein MSLKLLLLVAGAGAVGSTLRYLVNLAFLRRGTWELPYATLTVNVLGCFLAGIFYALFADKLHRHAAYAPVLLVGFLGAFTTFSTFALESANLMQAGAPWKALLNIGLQNLSGLAAVCCGLWLVRQFCH; encoded by the coding sequence ATGTCACTCAAACTGCTTCTCCTGGTCGCCGGAGCCGGAGCCGTCGGCAGTACGCTCCGTTACCTGGTGAATCTTGCGTTTCTGCGCCGCGGCACCTGGGAACTGCCGTACGCGACCCTGACCGTCAATGTGCTCGGCTGCTTTCTGGCCGGAATCTTCTATGCTCTCTTCGCCGACAAACTGCACAGGCACGCCGCCTATGCGCCGGTGCTGCTGGTCGGTTTTCTCGGTGCCTTCACGACATTCTCAACCTTCGCACTGGAGAGCGCGAACCTCATGCAGGCGGGAGCGCCGTGGAAGGCGCTGCTGAACATCGGGCTCCAGAATCTTTCGGGGCTGGCGGCAGTCTGCTGCGGGCTCTGGCTGGTGCGGCAATTCTGCCATTGA
- a CDS encoding YgiQ family radical SAM protein, producing the protein MTVQPEFLPTTRAEMEKAGYEELDILLVTGDCYVDHPSFGVSIIGRLLTGCGYRVGLVAQPDWRDPEALKVMGRPRIGVGVTSGNMDSMVNIYTVGRRFRKDDCFSENGETGRRPPHALIVYAQLVRQAFPGIRIQLGGLEASFRRIAHYDYWQDKIRPSVLLDSKADILVYGMGERPTPEVFRRFAADEPLDGIRGTARLLGKKAAEAFDPGDRYLFLPSYEETLADRDALMTATIMVEQEMNFQSGRGLLQRYGDRLLVVEPPPEPLKPEELDRVHELPYARRPHPKYKGRIPAYETIKDSIQAVRGCPGGCAFCGLVVHQGRHVMSRSEDSIMRELDTIAEQPFFKGTISDVGGAAGNIYESRYDLERCRKCRRSSCLFPVPCSSYVCTGKETVRLLRRMRMHPKVKHLYINSGIRLDLALRQPELLREIIEHHVSGHMKVAPEHLNPAVLKLMRKSPAEDFYKFMEVFDQISRECGKEQYLIPLFISNFPGCTEKEMKTVDDFLDRHKWSLQQVQDYIPLPMTMGGAMYYTGKAPDGTPIRVNRGLAERRQQIGVLKKRRSGNAKNSDPARRCWEKGKKR; encoded by the coding sequence ATGACCGTTCAGCCGGAGTTCCTGCCCACGACCCGTGCCGAGATGGAGAAGGCGGGTTACGAGGAGCTCGATATTCTCCTGGTCACGGGGGACTGTTATGTCGATCACCCGTCGTTCGGCGTTTCGATCATCGGCCGGCTGCTGACCGGCTGCGGCTACCGGGTCGGACTGGTCGCCCAGCCCGACTGGAGGGACCCCGAAGCGCTGAAGGTCATGGGCCGCCCGCGCATCGGCGTCGGCGTGACCTCCGGCAATATGGATTCGATGGTCAACATCTACACCGTCGGCCGCCGCTTCCGCAAGGACGACTGCTTCAGCGAGAACGGCGAGACCGGCAGGCGGCCGCCGCATGCGCTGATCGTCTATGCGCAGCTGGTCAGGCAGGCGTTTCCCGGAATCCGGATTCAGCTCGGCGGCCTCGAGGCGAGCTTCCGCCGCATCGCGCACTACGACTACTGGCAGGATAAGATCCGGCCGTCGGTCCTGCTCGATTCGAAGGCGGATATTCTGGTCTACGGCATGGGCGAGCGTCCCACGCCCGAGGTGTTCCGCCGGTTCGCGGCGGATGAGCCGCTCGACGGCATCCGCGGCACGGCGCGGCTGCTGGGCAAAAAGGCCGCCGAGGCGTTCGACCCCGGCGACCGTTATCTGTTCCTGCCGAGCTATGAGGAGACGCTGGCCGACCGGGATGCGCTTATGACTGCGACGATCATGGTCGAGCAGGAGATGAATTTCCAGTCCGGCCGCGGGCTCTTGCAGCGGTACGGCGATCGGCTGCTCGTCGTCGAGCCGCCCCCGGAACCGTTGAAGCCGGAGGAACTTGACCGCGTTCACGAGCTGCCCTATGCGCGCCGCCCGCATCCGAAATACAAAGGGCGGATTCCGGCCTACGAGACGATCAAGGATTCGATTCAGGCCGTGCGCGGCTGCCCCGGCGGCTGCGCGTTCTGCGGCCTGGTCGTGCATCAGGGGCGGCATGTCATGAGCCGCAGCGAAGATTCGATCATGCGCGAGCTCGACACGATTGCGGAGCAGCCGTTCTTCAAGGGGACCATCAGCGACGTCGGCGGCGCGGCCGGCAACATCTACGAGAGCCGTTACGACCTTGAGCGCTGCCGGAAATGCCGCCGTTCGAGCTGTCTTTTTCCGGTGCCGTGCTCGAGTTACGTCTGCACCGGGAAGGAGACGGTCCGGCTGCTGCGCCGCATGCGCATGCACCCGAAGGTGAAGCATCTCTACATCAACTCCGGCATCCGGCTCGACCTGGCGCTGCGCCAGCCGGAGCTGCTGCGGGAGATCATCGAGCACCATGTTTCCGGACACATGAAGGTTGCGCCGGAACACCTGAATCCGGCCGTGCTGAAACTCATGCGCAAGAGTCCGGCCGAGGATTTCTACAAGTTCATGGAGGTCTTCGACCAGATCAGCAGAGAGTGCGGCAAGGAGCAGTATTTGATTCCGCTCTTCATTTCGAATTTTCCGGGCTGCACCGAGAAGGAGATGAAGACGGTCGACGATTTCCTCGACAGACACAAGTGGAGTCTCCAGCAGGTGCAGGATTACATTCCGCTGCCGATGACCATGGGCGGCGCGATGTATTATACCGGCAAGGCGCCGGACGGAACGCCGATCCGGGTGAACCGCGGGTTGGCTGAACGCCGCCAGCAGATCGGGGTTCTGAAAAAGCGCCGTTCCGGGAACGCGAAGAACAGCGACCCGGCCAGGCGCTGCTGGGAAAAGGGCAAAAAACGCTGA
- a CDS encoding DUF2089 domain-containing protein: MAKDHFSCFCQNCGGELGIEKLVCRNCDLAIEGRIELPRLARLTAEDREFIELFVLSAGSLKEVGKVLKLSYPTVRARLDRVIANLQELDRSRQAVRLEIIRRLERGELTAEQAANELARN; the protein is encoded by the coding sequence ATGGCAAAAGATCATTTTTCCTGTTTCTGCCAGAATTGCGGCGGGGAGCTCGGCATCGAAAAGCTGGTCTGCCGGAACTGCGATCTGGCGATCGAGGGGCGGATCGAACTTCCCCGGCTGGCGCGGCTGACGGCGGAGGACCGTGAATTCATCGAGCTCTTCGTGCTCTCCGCCGGGTCGCTGAAGGAGGTCGGCAAGGTGCTGAAGCTCTCGTACCCGACCGTGCGCGCCCGGCTCGACCGGGTGATCGCGAATCTTCAGGAGCTGGATCGGAGCCGGCAGGCGGTCCGGCTGGAGATCATCAGGAGACTGGAACGCGGCGAGCTCACAGCGGAGCAGGCGGCGAACGAACTGGCCCGGAATTGA
- the dprA gene encoding DNA-processing protein DprA — MLDREATIVLNMIPGIGHVRYTALKEAFGSPAAVFGRTAEELEAVPGVGPQLAEKVASYDWEAGLRAELDLCDRAGVRILTLWDEAYPQILRTLYDPPLCLYVRGKLPPFPNNAVAVVGTRRMTQYGARMTRMITEEAVAAGYAVVSGLAFGVDTVAHSAAVEMNGVTVAVLGGGLMRIHPQENVPLARRIVETGGALVSEFPMMCPVSRTTFPRRNRIVAGMCCATIVTEAGVGSGALITARQALDNSREVCAVPGHADNMQAKGCHALIKEGAALVESFSDVLDVLGARGGYLPGLEPDEVCEGKVAYDPGSSSDLSADERKILKLLGGSEMALEELAGAAGFETGRLLGVLMSLEMKMLVEHGANQVYRLI, encoded by the coding sequence ATGCTTGACCGCGAAGCGACGATCGTCCTGAACATGATTCCGGGGATCGGGCATGTCAGATATACGGCGCTGAAGGAGGCGTTCGGTTCGCCCGCCGCGGTGTTCGGGCGGACAGCCGAAGAGCTCGAGGCGGTCCCTGGTGTCGGGCCGCAGCTGGCGGAGAAGGTCGCCTCCTACGACTGGGAAGCCGGGCTGCGGGCCGAGCTTGATCTCTGCGACCGGGCCGGCGTCCGGATTCTCACGCTGTGGGACGAGGCTTACCCGCAGATTCTGCGCACTTTGTACGATCCGCCGCTCTGTCTTTATGTGCGCGGCAAGCTGCCGCCGTTCCCGAACAATGCGGTCGCCGTGGTCGGCACGCGCCGGATGACGCAGTACGGCGCGCGCATGACCCGGATGATTACGGAGGAGGCGGTGGCGGCCGGTTACGCGGTCGTCTCCGGGCTGGCTTTCGGAGTGGATACCGTCGCACATTCGGCGGCGGTGGAGATGAACGGCGTGACGGTCGCGGTGCTCGGCGGCGGCCTGATGCGGATTCATCCGCAGGAAAATGTGCCGCTGGCCCGCCGGATTGTCGAGACGGGCGGTGCGCTGGTCAGCGAATTCCCGATGATGTGTCCGGTAAGCCGGACCACCTTTCCGCGACGCAACCGGATCGTGGCCGGCATGTGCTGCGCGACGATCGTCACCGAAGCCGGCGTCGGGTCGGGTGCGCTGATCACCGCCCGCCAGGCGCTCGACAACTCCCGCGAGGTGTGCGCGGTTCCGGGGCACGCCGACAATATGCAGGCGAAGGGATGTCACGCGCTGATCAAGGAGGGAGCCGCGCTGGTCGAATCGTTCAGCGATGTGCTCGACGTGCTCGGGGCCCGGGGCGGATACCTGCCCGGACTCGAGCCGGATGAGGTCTGCGAAGGAAAAGTCGCCTACGATCCGGGGTCGTCGAGCGATCTTTCCGCCGACGAGCGGAAAATCCTGAAGCTGCTCGGCGGGAGCGAGATGGCGCTGGAGGAGCTGGCCGGAGCGGCCGGATTTGAAACCGGCCGGCTGCTCGGCGTCCTGATGAGCCTCGAAATGAAGATGCTCGTCGAGCACGGCGCAAATCAGGTGTACCGCCTGATTTGA
- a CDS encoding type II secretion system protein, with amino-acid sequence MKKSGFTLIELLVVIAIIAILASMLLPALNQARERAQAVNCLSNLKQIGTGHALYADAYDGYVTPAHLHLTGPWPHILARLMGLGGSKAFCCPTVSKDTYAYDLGNSVVPDNPFPSVTRLGYKQNTHLSGDSRKADRKYTKITQWTKPTMTVTTFDNGWDAEIVAAYWDVATFSGGGATVQKMLSYNHHSRGMHLLFLDGHAARSTDQEISAWTFTWTR; translated from the coding sequence ATGAAAAAGAGTGGATTCACCCTGATTGAACTGCTGGTCGTCATCGCGATCATCGCCATTCTCGCTTCGATGCTGCTGCCCGCGCTGAACCAGGCGCGTGAGCGGGCTCAAGCGGTCAACTGCCTCAGCAACCTGAAACAGATCGGCACCGGGCATGCCCTGTATGCCGATGCGTACGACGGCTATGTGACGCCGGCGCATTTGCACCTGACCGGGCCGTGGCCGCATATCCTGGCCAGGCTGATGGGGCTCGGCGGCTCGAAGGCGTTCTGCTGCCCGACCGTGTCGAAGGATACTTACGCCTATGATCTCGGGAACAGTGTCGTTCCGGACAATCCGTTTCCGTCGGTGACCCGGCTCGGTTACAAGCAGAATACGCATCTTTCGGGCGACTCCCGCAAGGCGGACCGCAAATACACCAAGATTACGCAGTGGACGAAGCCGACCATGACGGTCACGACTTTCGACAACGGCTGGGATGCGGAGATCGTCGCCGCCTATTGGGATGTCGCCACCTTCTCGGGCGGCGGCGCGACAGTGCAGAAGATGCTCTCCTACAATCACCACAGCCGCGGCATGCACCTGCTGTTTCTCGACGGCCACGCGGCGCGCAGCACCGATCAGGAGATCAGCGCCTGGACCTTCACCTGGACCCGATGA
- a CDS encoding EamA family transporter translates to MWKYYAVLSAVFAALTAILAKKGVSGIDSNLATAIRTTVILVIVWGIVLVSGAVSKVREISGYCVTFLILSGIATGFSWLFYFKALQGGPASMVAPIDKLSVAITIVLGIVILGEQPSWKVILGGSLIAAGSLVMVLPDKF, encoded by the coding sequence ATGTGGAAATATTATGCGGTTCTCTCGGCGGTGTTTGCGGCGCTGACCGCGATTCTGGCGAAAAAGGGCGTGAGCGGGATTGATTCGAATCTTGCGACGGCGATCCGGACCACGGTGATTCTGGTCATCGTCTGGGGGATCGTGCTGGTCTCCGGCGCCGTTTCGAAGGTGCGGGAGATTTCGGGATACTGCGTGACCTTCCTGATTCTCTCCGGCATTGCGACCGGGTTCTCCTGGCTGTTTTACTTCAAGGCGCTTCAGGGCGGCCCCGCCTCGATGGTCGCGCCGATCGACAAGCTCAGTGTGGCGATCACGATCGTGCTCGGCATCGTGATTCTCGGGGAGCAGCCGAGCTGGAAGGTGATCCTGGGCGGCTCGCTGATCGCGGCCGGTTCGCTGGTCATGGTATTGCCGGACAAATTTTAG
- the aroB gene encoding 3-dehydroquinate synthase: MMERIQVGLGDRAYEIVIGPGARALAADLTGRRNFLVTDSRVAELWGSWAAKEIPQAGSFVFPAGERHKTPETVVSICRRAAELRFDRKARFVALGGGVVGDMTGFAAAIYMRGAGFVQIPTTLLAMVDSSVGGKTGVDIPEGKNLIGAFHQPEQVLIDPDFLATLPPGELRCGLAEILKTGVIFDEALFAELERDPDSLTVAPDYARFVPLIRRSCELKAQVVAADEREAGIRALLNYGHTFGHAVELLSDFSIGHGEGVAVGMCCAGELAARLGLWTRKEAERQKRAIAALGLPVALPRHCTVPAMLEAMRRDKKNRDGAIALVLPRRIGAAEVNRDVADAEIGAALEAVHA; the protein is encoded by the coding sequence ATGATGGAACGGATTCAAGTCGGACTCGGCGACCGGGCCTACGAAATCGTGATCGGGCCGGGCGCGCGTGCGCTCGCCGCGGATTTGACCGGGCGGCGTAATTTTCTCGTGACCGATTCCCGCGTCGCGGAATTGTGGGGCAGCTGGGCGGCGAAGGAGATTCCGCAGGCCGGCAGCTTCGTGTTTCCGGCCGGGGAACGGCATAAGACGCCGGAGACGGTCGTCAGTATCTGCCGCCGTGCGGCGGAACTCCGTTTCGACCGGAAAGCGCGTTTTGTCGCACTGGGCGGCGGTGTGGTCGGCGATATGACCGGGTTTGCGGCGGCGATCTATATGCGCGGCGCCGGGTTCGTCCAGATTCCGACCACGCTGCTGGCCATGGTCGATTCGAGTGTCGGCGGAAAGACCGGCGTGGATATCCCGGAGGGTAAAAACCTGATCGGCGCGTTTCACCAGCCTGAGCAGGTATTGATCGACCCCGACTTTCTGGCCACGCTGCCGCCGGGGGAGCTTCGCTGCGGGCTGGCCGAGATTCTGAAGACCGGGGTGATTTTCGATGAAGCGTTGTTTGCGGAGCTTGAACGCGATCCGGACTCTCTGACTGTCGCGCCGGATTATGCGAGGTTCGTTCCGCTGATCCGCCGTTCGTGCGAGCTCAAGGCGCAGGTGGTGGCCGCCGATGAACGCGAGGCCGGAATCCGTGCGCTTCTGAACTACGGGCACACCTTCGGCCATGCGGTCGAGCTGCTGTCGGATTTTTCGATCGGGCACGGGGAGGGGGTTGCGGTCGGTATGTGCTGTGCCGGTGAGCTGGCCGCCCGGCTCGGACTCTGGACGAGGAAGGAGGCGGAACGGCAGAAGCGCGCCATTGCGGCGCTGGGGCTGCCGGTTGCGCTGCCGCGTCACTGCACGGTTCCGGCCATGCTGGAGGCGATGCGCCGCGACAAGAAGAACCGCGACGGCGCGATCGCGCTTGTGCTGCCGCGCCGGATCGGTGCGGCGGAAGTGAACCGTGACGTGGCCGATGCCGAGATCGGCGCGGCGCTGGAGGCCGTTCATGCTTGA
- a CDS encoding ATP-dependent 6-phosphofructokinase — protein sequence MMQIPDLTVKHLGAPTIPSPLTGVKFIPENATVIYAKDVNEVEEELKNTGKISAFEAAGPREKIYHDPSWTHAAILTAGGLCPGLNDVIKGLTRTLMLRYNVPIVFGIRYGYQGLNPAFGYEPMLLTPDSVDSIHEDGGTVLGSSRGRQDETIMVETLKRMNIKLLFCIGGDGTLRCAHDIALEVERRGLNISVIGIPKTIDNDINYIDKTFGFETAVYATGPVISAAHNEAKGAPNGIGLIHVMGRDSGFIAAYATLANTHVNYCLIPEDPFSLYDGEHALLPSLERRLKLRKHAVIIVSEGAGQHLFKEDSEKRDKSGNKLHHNIGEFLRDTITSWGKESNIDLTVKYFDPSYLIRSLPSNGTDSVFCEMLAQHAVHCAMAGCTDVVIGHWNDRFTYVPIPVATSSRKKVDIESGLWDSVKSATWKY from the coding sequence ATGATGCAAATACCCGACCTTACAGTCAAACACCTCGGCGCGCCGACCATTCCTTCTCCGCTGACCGGCGTGAAGTTCATTCCCGAAAACGCGACGGTCATCTATGCGAAAGATGTCAACGAAGTCGAGGAAGAGCTCAAAAACACCGGTAAAATCAGCGCCTTCGAAGCGGCCGGCCCGCGCGAGAAGATTTACCACGACCCCTCCTGGACCCATGCGGCGATCCTGACGGCGGGCGGGCTCTGCCCCGGACTCAACGACGTGATCAAGGGACTGACCCGGACGCTGATGCTGCGCTACAACGTTCCGATCGTCTTCGGCATCCGCTACGGCTACCAGGGGCTGAACCCCGCGTTCGGCTATGAACCGATGCTGCTGACGCCCGATTCGGTCGACTCGATCCACGAGGACGGCGGCACCGTGCTCGGCAGCTCCCGCGGCCGCCAGGATGAAACGATCATGGTCGAAACGCTCAAGCGCATGAACATCAAGCTGCTGTTCTGCATCGGCGGTGACGGCACGCTGCGCTGCGCGCACGACATCGCGCTCGAAGTCGAACGTCGCGGACTCAACATCAGCGTGATCGGCATCCCGAAAACCATCGACAACGACATCAATTACATCGACAAGACCTTCGGTTTCGAGACCGCGGTCTACGCGACCGGCCCGGTCATCTCCGCCGCGCACAACGAAGCGAAAGGGGCGCCGAACGGCATCGGGCTCATCCACGTGATGGGGCGCGACTCCGGCTTCATCGCAGCTTATGCGACACTGGCCAACACGCATGTGAACTACTGCCTGATCCCGGAGGACCCGTTCTCGCTCTACGACGGCGAACACGCGCTTCTGCCGAGCCTCGAGCGGCGGCTCAAGCTCCGCAAGCACGCGGTCATCATCGTCTCCGAGGGCGCCGGGCAGCACCTGTTCAAGGAGGACTCCGAAAAGCGCGACAAATCCGGAAACAAGCTGCACCACAACATCGGCGAATTCCTGCGCGACACGATCACTTCCTGGGGCAAGGAGAGCAACATCGACCTGACGGTCAAATACTTCGACCCGTCGTACCTGATCCGCAGCCTGCCGTCGAACGGCACCGATTCGGTCTTCTGCGAAATGCTCGCCCAGCACGCGGTGCACTGCGCGATGGCCGGCTGCACGGATGTCGTGATCGGCCACTGGAACGACCGTTTCACCTACGTGCCGATTCCGGTCGCCACGAGTTCGCGCAAAAAAGTCGACATCGAATCCGGCCTCTGGGACAGCGTGAAGTCCGCAACCTGGAAATACTGA
- a CDS encoding GntR family transcriptional regulator — protein MIQPTMKNPLKHRQVFDYLCEAIEAGIFVPGRRLPSERMLAEELEVNVATVRRAFRDLIAGGVVEKRVGDGTYICVRPKGPRENIINFILSNYEGDVQRELVKLAVEEGKRLGVGCRISYAGSADLVMQIRTFLRFRQPTVILGDSSIGEEAIREIGRAPGLFVVIANRLDHLGIPSVIGNDYAGINILVHRLRELGHRSIALLHNNSGHPIENTQIAVWKSCCPEAARPELEFRANVPSGEHPAEYAYEKVLRSLPGSGATALIALNDELAVGALSAAAELGRPVPASLSVVSIGDSVLGRFATPPLTELNPNLPEHLRQAFSLLRRNQELSYKLELLRIVEPELVERRSTAPCVAAERMERITDTPLQS, from the coding sequence ATGATTCAGCCAACGATGAAAAATCCGCTCAAGCACCGGCAGGTTTTCGACTACCTGTGCGAAGCGATCGAAGCCGGAATATTCGTTCCGGGCAGGCGGCTGCCATCCGAACGGATGCTGGCGGAAGAGCTCGAGGTGAATGTCGCGACCGTCCGCCGCGCGTTTCGTGACCTGATCGCGGGCGGCGTGGTCGAAAAACGGGTGGGGGACGGCACTTACATCTGCGTCCGGCCGAAGGGGCCGCGCGAAAACATCATCAATTTCATCCTGTCGAACTACGAGGGCGACGTGCAGCGCGAGCTGGTCAAGCTTGCCGTGGAAGAGGGGAAGCGCCTCGGCGTCGGCTGCCGAATCAGCTATGCCGGCAGCGCGGACCTCGTCATGCAGATCCGCACCTTCCTGCGGTTCCGCCAGCCGACCGTCATTCTCGGGGACAGCTCGATCGGCGAAGAGGCGATCCGCGAGATCGGCCGCGCTCCCGGGCTCTTCGTCGTCATTGCGAACCGGCTCGACCATCTCGGCATCCCGTCGGTCATCGGCAACGACTATGCCGGAATCAACATTCTCGTGCACCGTCTGCGGGAGCTCGGTCACCGCAGCATCGCGCTGCTGCACAACAACTCGGGACATCCGATCGAGAATACGCAGATTGCGGTCTGGAAGTCCTGCTGCCCGGAGGCGGCCCGGCCGGAGCTTGAGTTCCGGGCGAACGTCCCCTCCGGCGAACATCCGGCCGAATATGCGTATGAGAAGGTTCTCCGTTCCCTGCCCGGGAGCGGGGCGACCGCACTCATCGCGCTGAACGACGAACTTGCGGTCGGCGCCCTGTCGGCGGCGGCGGAGCTCGGGCGTCCGGTTCCCGCCTCGCTTTCGGTCGTTTCGATCGGGGATTCGGTGCTCGGGCGTTTCGCAACACCGCCGCTGACGGAGCTGAATCCGAATCTGCCGGAGCATCTGCGCCAGGCCTTCAGCCTGCTCCGCCGCAACCAGGAACTCAGCTACAAGCTCGAACTCCTGCGCATCGTGGAGCCGGAGCTGGTCGAACGCCGCAGCACGGCCCCATGCGTTGCCGCGGAACGGATGGAACGGATCACAGACACTCCCCTGCAATCATAA